The Methanocorpusculum vombati genome includes a window with the following:
- a CDS encoding helix-turn-helix transcriptional regulator — translation MDNRIRELRAVRGMTQQELADAVSVSSRTIISLEKGQYNPSVLLAHKIAVVFALPIEEVFVFGEEDNPVL, via the coding sequence ATGGACAACAGAATCCGGGAGTTGCGGGCTGTACGCGGTATGACTCAGCAGGAACTTGCTGATGCAGTCTCCGTATCCTCCCGGACGATTATCTCTCTGGAAAAGGGGCAGTACAACCCTTCAGTCCTGTTGGCGCATAAAATTGCGGTTGTCTTCGCTCTCCCCATCGAGGAAGTGTTTGTTTTCGGCGAAGAAGACAATCCGGTCTTGTGA